A segment of the Synechococcus sp. CBW1002 genome:
GGCCTGACAGAGTGCCCTGGACCTGATTCACGCCCTGGTGATCAGCGGCATCGCCCCCCGTTCCCCCTATTGGTCACAAGCAGAGGGTGCGTCCGGCGGGGCCTGGGGATTTCGCGTAACGTTGTCATTGGATTTCTTGCTTTTCTGGGAAGATACTTCTAAGAGCTGGGCCATGGTCTAGACTGGCGGATGTGCAGTTAACCCGATAAATCGCCGATGTTTACTCTTCAAAGAGCCACCCAGATCTTCCCCGAAACCCTCTCCGCCGATGTGGTTCCGGCCATCACGGCCCGCTTCCGCCTGTTGAGTGCAGAGGATCAGCTGGCCCTGATCTGGTACGCCTACCTCGAGATGGGAACCACGATCACGGTGGCCGCCCCTGGCGCCGCACGCATGCAGTTCGCGGAGCCGGTGCTCAACCAGATCAAAGCCATGGGGGCGGCGGAGCAGACCCAGGTGATGTGTGATCTGGCCAACCGCAGCGACACCACCATCTGCCGCGCCTATTCCAACTGGTCGGTGAATATCAAACTGGGCTTCTGGTATCAGCTCGGTGAGTGGATGGCCGCCGGTCTGGTGGCCCCGATTCCCAAGGATTACCAGCTCTCCGCCAATGCCTCGGCGGTTCTCACCGCCCTCAAGGGGGTGGAGCAGGGTCAGCAGATCACCCTGCTGCGCAACTTCGTGGTGGACATGGGCTTTGATCCCCAGAAAGGAGAGGGTCAGCGGGTGATGGAGCCAATCGTGGCTCCCACGCCGGAAGACCAGCGCCAGAAGGTGTTCATCGAAGGGGTGATCAATCCCACGGTGAATTCCTATATGGATCTGCTCAACGCCAACGATTTCGACAATCTCATCAAGCTCTTTCTGCCGGATGGAGCGCTCCAGCCCCCCTTCCAGAAGCCGATCGTGGGCACCGATGCCATTCTGAGCTTCTTCAGGGAAGAGTGCCAGAACCTGCGCCTGCTGCCCGAGCGGGGCTATGCCGAACCCACCGATGGTGATTTCACCCAGATCAAGGTGACCGGCAAGGTTCAGACCCCCTGGTTCGGGGCCAACGTGGGCATGAACGTCGCCTGGCGCTTCCTGCTCAACCCGGAAGGCAAGATCTACTTCGTGGCCATCGATCTGTTGGCTTCCCCCGCCGAGCTGCTCAAGTTCGCTCGTTGAGGCCTGCCACCCGAACCGGTCTTCTGCTGGCATGCACAATCCTGCTGGCCTGGCTGATCAGCCTGGCCAGCCTGGTGATCGTGGATCCGTCTCGGCTGCCCTGGCAGCTGGTGCTGCTGGCCGTGCTCGGACGGACCTTTCTGCAGACAGGCCTCTTCATCGTCGGCCACGACGCGATGCACGGCACCCTCTGGCCAGAGCGGAAGCGCTGGAACCACAGGATCGGCGCCCTGGCCCTGCAGCTGTACGCCGCCCTGCCCTACCGCGCCTGCCGCCGCAATCACCACCGGCATCATCGGGCGCCGGTCAGTGCTCTCGATCCGGATGGTCCTCCCCATCCCGGCAGTGGTGTGGTGAGCTGGTACATCCGCTTCATGGCGGGGTATCTGTCCTGGCTCCAGATGATGCGCTTGCTCGGCGGCTGGCTCCTTCTGGCTCTGGTGGCCCAGGTGTTGTCCGTGGCTCTGGTCAACAAGGGCGCTGGCAGCAGTGCTGTATCCGCCATCAGCAATGTCTTGCTGTTCTACAGCCTGCCGCTGCTGTTGAGCTCTCTGCAGATGTTTGCCTTCGGGACCTATCTCCCCCACCGACAGCAGCGTCACAGCCAGGGCCTGGGTGCGATTGAAAGCCTGAATCTTTCAGCGCCGCTGTCCCTGCTGGCCTGCTATCACTTCGGCTATCACCGAGAACACCACCAGTGGCCGGATCTGGCCTGGTTTCAACTTCCTGAGCGGAGATCCAGCGCGCTGCCAACCGCCCATCCGTTACGCTTGTTACCAAGGTGTATGAAGCTGAGCAGACCCCAGCCGACAGCCTCTTCAAGATCATGAACATGAACGATTCTATTGTGACCGGCTGGAGTGAACAGGAAGAGGCCATTGCTCGCGGGGCGTTCGATCGTGCCCAGCGGCGGGCTGTGCACGTCCTGATTGAGGCGATCAGGGTGCAGTCTGGCCGCCTGGATTCGATTGATTCGGTCTGGAATCTGCATGATTTTCTCAGCACACAGCGCTACCAGATCGAGGGGCGTTTCGATTTTCGTCTCGATGGAATTCTGTTTGTTTTCGCCAGTCTGGTGAAGGAGAAATTGCTTTCTCTCGAAGAACTTGAGGGTCTCGGAGACGAGAAGCTGGCCAAAATCAAGGCCATGTCCCTGTTCTGAACTGTCGTTGCGATCTCTCCAGAAGCGTCGCGGCTGGCCGGGTAAACTCTTCGATTGTGCTGCTGGACGGATGTCGATTGCGCAGATCAAGAACCTGCAGCGCCGCCTCGCCAATCTTGAGCAGGAAGCGATCGAGGAGATCAACCGCGCCTGCGGCCATGAGCTCTGGCAGAGCCTTGGTTTCGATGCTCTCGATACACTTGAGGATCCGGATCGTCGCTCGCGGGCGAACTATTACTACGGCCAGCTGCAAACGGTGCGTGAACTGCGCGACGTCATCAGCTGAGCGAGCCGCACGGACCACGGCCAGGCCTCCCTATCCGCCGCCACCGGCCCGCCCCGATTTCCCACCGCCGGCCCGTCCGCCCCGACCCGGGGAGCGCCGGCCGGAGGGGCTCCTGCCTGCCGACAGCGTACGGAGCGATGGCTGCCCGCTCGCGGGTCGACGCAACAGCCCCTGCACACGGTGATCCTCTTCGGGGGTCAGCGCACGCCAGCGGCCTGGATCCAGGCCGCTCAGGTTCAGGGGAGGCTCTCCATCCATCAGGTCGATGGAGGCGCGCACCAGCCGCAGGGTGGGATGGCCCACTGCAGCAGTCATCCGCCGCACCTGGCGGTTGCGACCTTCCCGCAATTGCAGCTCCAGCCAGGCGGTGGGAATGGTGAGGCGATGGCGGATCGGCGGCACCCGCTCCGGCAGTTGCGGTGCTGGCAGGAGGACACGAGCGCGGGCCGGCAGGGTGCGCTCTCCCTGCACCATCACCCCTTCAGCCAGCCGCTGCAGGGCCTCGGCACTGGGTTCGCCTTCCACCTGGACCCAGTAGGTGCGCCAGTGGCCCCAGGCTGGATCGGTGAGGCGATGTTGCAGAGGGCCGTGGTTAGTGAGCAGCAGCAGGCCCTCGCTGTCTGCATCCAGGCGGCCGGCGGCATAGACGCCAGGCACTGGAATGAAGGAGGCCAGGCAATCCCAGCGACTTTCAGGTTCCGGCGTGAACTGGCTCAGGACCCCATAGGGCTTGTGGAAGAGCAGATGGGTCAGAGGCGGGCCTGCCAGAGGTTCACCACGCCGATCGCGATCAGCAGCAGTCCGAGATCCATCGACAGAGGAGGCAGAACCATGGGGCGCAGCGGTGATCCGGGTGAAAGCGCAGCGACCCTAGGGCCCTCGACCGGCCACCCGGTGGGAGCGAAGCGGGCCGGAAGGGCGAGATCTAGACTGAGGGCAGTGATCTTCGTCTGCCCCGCCACCGCCGCATGATTGAAACCTCGGGAGTGATTGAGAAGGAACAGGGCAACGGCTTCTATCTGGTGACCCTGGAGCAGCCCGCTGGGCACCAGTGTCTGTGCCGTGCGGCCGGCAAGCTCACCAAGTTCCGCATCAAGCTCCTCGCCGGCGACAAGGTGCTGGTGGAGATCAGCCCCTACGACCTCACCCGCGGCCGCATCACCTACCGCGAGCGCAACGCCGGAGCCACTGGCCCCCGGCCGGGCGGCAACCGCCCCGGCGGCCCCCGTCGCCGCTGAGGCGATGGTTCAGAGCTGAGCCGATCCAGATCAGGCCCAGCTCTGACCTCCTGTTGTCTCAGCCCACCGGCGCACCCAGCAGGGATTCGATCGCGGCCTTGAATTCGCTGCGTTGCTTGACGCCGCGGAACTGCTGTTTGAGCTCCTTGCCGAAGAACAGCTGCACCGTTGGGGTGCCGCTGACGCCAGCCTGAACGGCAATCTCCTGATCGGCATCGATGTCGATCTCGACACCCTGGGCACGCCCGCCGAGTTCCTCCAGCACCCGCTTCAGCTGGGGCTTGAGCACGTGGCAGGGGCCACAGGTGGGTGAGGTGTAGACCACCAGCAAGGGCTTGCTGCTGTCGTGGTACAGCTTGCGCAAGGCATAGCCCCCTTTCTGCCAGAGGGCATCAGGATCGAAATTGTCGCCATCGCTGGTGACGGTTCGCACCGGTTCACCGGCCGGGGCCGGATCCACCGGATCGTGGCTCACGGTCACCGCCAGATCGTGATGGGTGAGCCAGCGTTCGGCAGCCAGGGCGGCCTGGCAGCCGCTGCCGGCGGCGGTGATGCCCTGGCGCCATTCCGCATCGGCCACGTCACCGGCGGCGAACACGCCCTCCAGGCTGGTTTCGGGTCGGCCCGGCCGGGTCACGAGGTAGCCGAGCGAATCGAGTTCCAGCTGGCCGCGCACCAGACGGGTGTTGGGGGTATGACCGATCGCATAGAAGAGGCCGCGAACGGCCAGCTCCTCCGTGGCGCCCTGGCCTGTGCTGCCTGAATCGGTGGCCGTCGCGCTCGTGTCGCTCAGGGTGAGGCTCTCCAGCCAGCCGTTGCCGCTGGCCCCCACGACCTGACGGTTCCAGTGCACGGTGATGGCGGGGTTGGCCAGCACCCGATCGGCCATGGCGGCGCTGGCGCGCAGTTTGTGGGTGCGCACGATCAGGTGGACACGGCTGCCGTATTTGGTGAGGTACACGGCCTCTTCGCAGGCGGAATCTCCGCCTCCCACCACGGCCAGCTCAGCGTCGCGGTATTGAGGCGTGGCGCCATCACAGATGGCACAGGCGCTGATGCCATGGCTCCAGAAGGTCTCCTCCTCCGGCAGGCCCAGGCGGTTGGCGCTGGCCCCGGTCGCCAGGATCACGGACTGGGTTTCGATCACCCGGTCTTCAGCGGTGATCCGGTAGGGGCGGCGGGAGAGGTCGATGGCGCTGGCATCGGCTTCCACCAACCGGGTACCC
Coding sequences within it:
- a CDS encoding orange carotenoid-binding protein, translating into MFTLQRATQIFPETLSADVVPAITARFRLLSAEDQLALIWYAYLEMGTTITVAAPGAARMQFAEPVLNQIKAMGAAEQTQVMCDLANRSDTTICRAYSNWSVNIKLGFWYQLGEWMAAGLVAPIPKDYQLSANASAVLTALKGVEQGQQITLLRNFVVDMGFDPQKGEGQRVMEPIVAPTPEDQRQKVFIEGVINPTVNSYMDLLNANDFDNLIKLFLPDGALQPPFQKPIVGTDAILSFFREECQNLRLLPERGYAEPTDGDFTQIKVTGKVQTPWFGANVGMNVAWRFLLNPEGKIYFVAIDLLASPAELLKFAR
- a CDS encoding fatty acid desaturase produces the protein MRPATRTGLLLACTILLAWLISLASLVIVDPSRLPWQLVLLAVLGRTFLQTGLFIVGHDAMHGTLWPERKRWNHRIGALALQLYAALPYRACRRNHHRHHRAPVSALDPDGPPHPGSGVVSWYIRFMAGYLSWLQMMRLLGGWLLLALVAQVLSVALVNKGAGSSAVSAISNVLLFYSLPLLLSSLQMFAFGTYLPHRQQRHSQGLGAIESLNLSAPLSLLACYHFGYHREHHQWPDLAWFQLPERRSSALPTAHPLRLLPRCMKLSRPQPTASSRS
- a CDS encoding pseudouridine synthase, whose protein sequence is MAGPPLTHLLFHKPYGVLSQFTPEPESRWDCLASFIPVPGVYAAGRLDADSEGLLLLTNHGPLQHRLTDPAWGHWRTYWVQVEGEPSAEALQRLAEGVMVQGERTLPARARVLLPAPQLPERVPPIRHRLTIPTAWLELQLREGRNRQVRRMTAAVGHPTLRLVRASIDLMDGEPPLNLSGLDPGRWRALTPEEDHRVQGLLRRPASGQPSLRTLSAGRSPSGRRSPGRGGRAGGGKSGRAGGGG
- the infA gene encoding translation initiation factor IF-1, with protein sequence MIETSGVIEKEQGNGFYLVTLEQPAGHQCLCRAAGKLTKFRIKLLAGDKVLVEISPYDLTRGRITYRERNAGATGPRPGGNRPGGPRRR
- a CDS encoding FAD-dependent oxidoreductase is translated as MGTPPSVDAPSPGAESSLSPSPENLVIVGSGPAGYTAAIYAARANLSPVLITGFQDGGIPGGQLMTTTHVENFPGFPDGILGPDLMDRMKAQAVRWGTRLVEADASAIDLSRRPYRITAEDRVIETQSVILATGASANRLGLPEEETFWSHGISACAICDGATPQYRDAELAVVGGGDSACEEAVYLTKYGSRVHLIVRTHKLRASAAMADRVLANPAITVHWNRQVVGASGNGWLESLTLSDTSATATDSGSTGQGATEELAVRGLFYAIGHTPNTRLVRGQLELDSLGYLVTRPGRPETSLEGVFAAGDVADAEWRQGITAAGSGCQAALAAERWLTHHDLAVTVSHDPVDPAPAGEPVRTVTSDGDNFDPDALWQKGGYALRKLYHDSSKPLLVVYTSPTCGPCHVLKPQLKRVLEELGGRAQGVEIDIDADQEIAVQAGVSGTPTVQLFFGKELKQQFRGVKQRSEFKAAIESLLGAPVG